The genomic interval AAGTTTGTATTCTTTTCTTGTGACAGTATCGATTGCAGGGAGATTGGTTTCACTTAAGCAAGCACTTCCCGATTGTAGAAGAAGATAAGCCGCCACTGCGGCTCCTTTATCACTACCGGAAGATTTAGATTCCACGCAATGTTGAAAAGCAAGAGTAAAAACAAGGCTTATCAGGTATCTCATAAAACGTTCTCCTATCAAAAAGTTACTTTTTCCGTTTTTACAGAGGCTTTTGTAAATGCAACTAAGTTACATCCTTTTAAATAAAAAAATGAAACCTTGTTGCATTTAAATCCTATCTATCTGTACTGTCTTTAAAGGCACTATGGATCTGATTTCAAATATAAAGCTGTTTTATCCGCAAATTCTTCTGGGTTCTTTTGTAGGAATTTTATTAAGTTGTATCGGCGTAATTATTGTACTGCGCAGAATGGCTTTTTTGGGTCTGACACTTTCGCAGGCGGTTTCTCTGTCTGTAGCTGTATCCATGTTTTTTAACTGGCAGGGGAATATAAGTATTGTTTTATTTTCTTCTATTTTATTTATCCCGGTTCTTGTTCTGTACAGAAACCGTGACACGGGAAAAGATACTCTTTTAGGTATACTCTTTGTATGCTTTGCTGCCCTTTCCCAGATTTTAATGAGTTTTGGTGGAAATGTTCAGAACCATTTACTTAGTGCTTACTTCGGAGATATTTTAACTTCAAGTGCTGTTTTTAATCCTTCTTCTATAGTTATATTGGTATTGGCTCTTTTGCTATTTGTCATAATGTATAAGAGAGTATTATTTTTATCTTTTGATGAAGATGAGTTTCGAGTTAAGGGTTTTTCTCCGATTCTTACCGAACTTATATTCTATTTCTCTGCTATTATTATCCTTTCGGTCAGTGTTAATCTATTAGGATCTTTTTATACGGTTGCCCACTTACTGATTCCGGTCTATACGGCCTTATTTTTTGCCCGTAGTATGCGTTTTATTTTTATATTTGGAGTAATATTTAGCTTTATCTCTACATTTAGCGGATTTTCAATTTCTCTTATTCCTTTAAAGTATCAGGGAAACGAAATATTCTTACCTACTTCCAGTATCATTATAGGATTTATGACTCTATTAGCTTTTGTGATTATTTCTACTGTTAAATTAAAAAATCGTTTTTAATGGGCAATTACACCTATGAATTCCCCTCTTGGACCGAATTCTCCCCGCAGGATAACGCGGTTTTTGCACCTGGGGCATTCTACACGAAGTAAATCCGTATTTCTTTGAAAGTCTTCTTTTTTATAAAAGAACTTCTCTTTATTACAGTAAATACAATAGACAAACAGGTTCTCTTCCATATAGGCTAACAGTTTTCTTAAAAAGCAGGAATTTGTCGATAGAAAAATACTAAAAAGGCTCAATCTACTATTTCTATTTTTTATAGAAATGGTGATTAGCGAAATATTTTTATATTTTCAAAAAAAAACTTTATAAAACTATTTACTCATGAGTCTTTATATTCTATTTTCCGGAAGTATCTTTGCATTTATCTGGGCTTTCGGTATTTTCATTTCTGCAAATCGCAGGAAAAGTCATAAAACTCTGAGTTATCTTCTATGGATTGCCTCTATATGGCTCTTATCAGGTTTTTATTATTTTGGTGAATTTCATAAAAAGTATCCGGAAGGATATTTACTTCATTTACCTCTTATTTTTACCTGTGGACCGACCTTTTATCTTTATTATTGTCAGACTTTAATAGAGAAACAAGTCAATATCAAGAGATTTATCTTATATCATTTTTTCATACCGACTCTTGTTTTTATCCTTTGTATTCCAATTTATTTATCTTCTTACGAAGAGAAGATTCAATTTATTTTAGATTTTGAAAGGAAGAAATTAAGTTACTATCATTACCTAATTATCCTTTTACATATTGGTACAAAGATATCTCTTCTTTCCTATATTCAATATTTTATATATTCCAATTGGAGCATTATTCTAAAATATTATTTTTCTGAAAATCAAGGATATAAGCTTACGATTCTAATGATTTTTTTTATTTATATAGATTTACTTTTTGGACTTATAGGTATGTTATCAGGTATTTCTGAATTGGTAAAATTTAGTGCCTTATTATTACCGGCTAATCTATATATTTTCTTTTTGTTTTCTTATGCCTATCCGGATATGTTATCAGGTTTTCAAAAGGAAATTAAAAAAAAATATGAGCAATCCAAAATTCAAAAATTAGATGTTAATAGAATTCTTTCAGAACTAAAAGAGCTTATGGAGAAAGATAAAATTTTCTTAGAAGAGAAAATTACTCTTCCTGAACTTGCCAGAGAGTTAAAGATTTCTTCTCATCAACTTTCTGAAATACTAAACGAAAGAATGAATAAAAAATTTTATGATTATATAAATGAATACAGAATCATGGAAGCTAAAAAATTGTTAACTCTTAATCCTGAGGATACAATCCTTTCTATTGCTTATGCAGTAGGTTTTAATTCTAAGTCCGCATTCAATAAAGCATTTAAAGCGTATATTGGTGAAACGCCTAACTCGTATAGAAAGAACTCAATGAAAAAAAATTAATTTTTTTCGTATTGAGTTATAACTCAGGTCGATTTGATCTAAAAAGTCTCCTAAACTATTAATTAAAGGAGACGTAAATGAAAAACGAATATTCAAATTTAGGCCAATTATTTCAATTCGCTTCAAGAACTTATGCAGATAAATCTGCATTTGCTTATCGAGAAAAGGAAAATAAGTTCACTGAGGTTTCTTATTCTGAGGTATTATTCCGAGCTACCTGTCTTTCAGCATCACTTATTAAGTTGGGTGTAAAATATCAGGATCGAGTTGGAATTTTTTCCGATAACAGAATTGAGTGGATTCTGGCAGATATGGCTGTTATTCTTGCCGGAGCCTGTGATGTGCCCCGCGGTTCTGATGTAACTGATGGAGATATTAAATATATTATATCCCATGCAGAAATTGAAGTATTGTTTGTGGAAAATAAAACTGTTTTAAAAAAAATTCAAACAAATTATTCTTTTATTCCCTGCTTAAAAACTGTTATTCTAATGGAAAACGATGCGGACAATAAAGATTATCTGAGCTTGAATAAACTTATTCAGGAGGGAGAAAACTACTTACGAAAAGAACCGGATCTTGTGAAAAATTCATTATCAAGGATTTGTTCTGAAGATTTGTTTACTATTATTTATACATCCGGTACTACAGGAAATCCCAAGGGGGTTATGTTAAGTCATAATAATCTGATATCTCAAATTGAGAATTTACCGATTCCTATATCATCGGAAGAAAGGATTCTCTCCATTCTCCCTGTCTGGCATATTTTTGAAAGAATATTTGAAATGGTTGCGATATCTTCAGGTTCTTGTACTTATTATACAGATGTTCGTAACTTGAAACAGGATATGCTTCTTGTGAAACCTACTTTTATGGCATCTGCTCCCAGGCTTTGGGAAAGTATCTATTCCGGTTTAATGAATAAAATAAATGCCGGTTCTAAATTTGCTAAAGTGTTATTTCATATCGGATATTTTTTTTCTTCTAATATGAATCATTCAATTAGAGGTATGGTAAACAAGAATTTAAAGTTAGATGAAACGCCTATACTTATGGATGTATTAACTAAACTTTTTTTAATATTACAAATTATAATACTCTGGCCATTCTATAAGCTATTCGATTTACTCATATTTACTAAAATACGGAAAATACTTGGGGGAAATTTCAAAGGGACATGTTCAGGGGGAGGTGCTTTACCTCTTCATATAGATGAATTTTTTAATAACATTGGAATTCCTGTTTTAGAGGGATACGGATTAACAGAAACATCACCCGTGATTTCAGTAAGAACTTTCGAAAATCTTGTGCCGGGTACTGTAGGCCCTATTTACCCAGAGACTGAAGTGAAGATTGTAGACCTGAATAATCGTTCTCAAATTTATCCCGGGGAAAATGGACTTGGAAAAAGAGGGGAAATATTGGTAAAGGGTAAGCAGGTTATGAAAGGTTATTATAACAATACCGAAGCTACAGAAAATGC from Leptospiraceae bacterium carries:
- a CDS encoding metal ABC transporter permease; its protein translation is MDLISNIKLFYPQILLGSFVGILLSCIGVIIVLRRMAFLGLTLSQAVSLSVAVSMFFNWQGNISIVLFSSILFIPVLVLYRNRDTGKDTLLGILFVCFAALSQILMSFGGNVQNHLLSAYFGDILTSSAVFNPSSIVILVLALLLFVIMYKRVLFLSFDEDEFRVKGFSPILTELIFYFSAIIILSVSVNLLGSFYTVAHLLIPVYTALFFARSMRFIFIFGVIFSFISTFSGFSISLIPLKYQGNEIFLPTSSIIIGFMTLLAFVIISTVKLKNRF
- a CDS encoding AraC family transcriptional regulator; protein product: MSLYILFSGSIFAFIWAFGIFISANRRKSHKTLSYLLWIASIWLLSGFYYFGEFHKKYPEGYLLHLPLIFTCGPTFYLYYCQTLIEKQVNIKRFILYHFFIPTLVFILCIPIYLSSYEEKIQFILDFERKKLSYYHYLIILLHIGTKISLLSYIQYFIYSNWSIILKYYFSENQGYKLTILMIFFIYIDLLFGLIGMLSGISELVKFSALLLPANLYIFFLFSYAYPDMLSGFQKEIKKKYEQSKIQKLDVNRILSELKELMEKDKIFLEEKITLPELARELKISSHQLSEILNERMNKKFYDYINEYRIMEAKKLLTLNPEDTILSIAYAVGFNSKSAFNKAFKAYIGETPNSYRKNSMKKN
- a CDS encoding long-chain fatty acid--CoA ligase; protein product: MKNEYSNLGQLFQFASRTYADKSAFAYREKENKFTEVSYSEVLFRATCLSASLIKLGVKYQDRVGIFSDNRIEWILADMAVILAGACDVPRGSDVTDGDIKYIISHAEIEVLFVENKTVLKKIQTNYSFIPCLKTVILMENDADNKDYLSLNKLIQEGENYLRKEPDLVKNSLSRICSEDLFTIIYTSGTTGNPKGVMLSHNNLISQIENLPIPISSEERILSILPVWHIFERIFEMVAISSGSCTYYTDVRNLKQDMLLVKPTFMASAPRLWESIYSGLMNKINAGSKFAKVLFHIGYFFSSNMNHSIRGMVNKNLKLDETPILMDVLTKLFLILQIIILWPFYKLFDLLIFTKIRKILGGNFKGTCSGGGALPLHIDEFFNNIGIPVLEGYGLTETSPVISVRTFENLVPGTVGPIYPETEVKIVDLNNRSQIYPGENGLGKRGEILVKGKQVMKGYYNNTEATENAMENGWFKTGDIGIMTYNHCLKIIGRVKETIVLLGGENVEPVPIENNILHSELVEQCMVVGQDKKFLAALVYPSEIARINYGNGEIKKRILNDIKKIISTENGFKSFEKVIDIYLLPKKFEVGEELTAKLSLKRHVITEKYTEEIENLYR